The following is a genomic window from Chlamydiota bacterium.
GCGCCATAGTTGGTATTTCCAAGCGGTGTTTTTATAACTCCACTTAATCCTACAAAAGGAGCGAGGCAGACTTTTTTGCGTTTAAAAATACCTTTAAAATTTGTACCTAATTCTGTCTTTAAAAAATGTGAGTGATGGTGTTGTATAAGTAAATTAATATCAGAGCCCTTTTCTTCATTAGAAGTTAGGAATAAATAGTGGTAATCTATATTTCCAAAAAATTCTAGGCGAAAATCGGAAAAATACATCTGTCCTAAAAGCCCTAGATGCGTGTTTATAAAAGGTGCATCAAATCCAGCACAAGGTGTTTGATCGACCATTAAAAAAGCGATTTTGCGATGCATGTCAAAGTGTTTGCCGCCAATAATGAGTGACGCATTTGTGATAAAATATCTTGAAAGATACCCTCCATAAATCGTTCCAAATCCAGAATGGATATCCCCAAATCCAGAATCTTTTTTTAAATGAAAGTCTGTATAAGTATATCCTCCACCAAATCCAAAATAAAAAGGAGTCGCACAAAAATCCATTCCCACTAAAAGTCCTGCTGTATTTGCATCATATCCAGAAAGCCAGTCAAATGATTTTATATTCTCAAAATTCCCCAAACCGCTTACCCAAACACCTTTATCCTTATATTTGGCACAAGCTCCTTGCCTGTCACATTTTATCGCATGGGCATGGTGTTCTAATATGTAACTCAATTGCGTATCTGTTGTGAGTGTCATCCATTCTAGATTGGCATAATTTGCTGCAGACATTTTATTTAACACATCTGCTAGTGGTTCAGGACAGTTTAGCGTTCCAAAGGCTTCTATGATTTGTGCAACAGGTGTATGTGGATTAGTATTTAAATGATCAAAAGCTTGGATCATCATTCTTGGATTTCCATTTGGTAGTTCCGAACACACAAAAATCACTGTGTTTTTAACAACAAGCTTCAAACTTCCTTCAACAAAATCAAAGAAAACCTGATCTTTCATAGCTCCGGTTTCTTGAATAGTGAGTGAATGTGAATTAATAGGTCCTTGAACAACAAGATACTCGGTACCTTGGATATAATTTCCTGTTCCAATATTGACAATCAAAGTACCGTTGACATCTGCAGCATCCGTTGTCACAATATAGGTCTTGTCCGTATCATCTCCTGTTGGTGTCACATCTACTTTAAATTTTCCAGTTCCATTTTGCGTAAATTTTCCCCCAACTGTAATGGTTCCAATTCCATTATCTCCCGGTACAATAGTTCCATCATTTGTTAAATTTTTGCCATTTCTAATTTCTAGATTTCCTGATAAAGTACCATTATTTTGAACTTCTACATCTGTGATCACAGAACCATCAACGTGAAGTTCGCCTTCTGTAACTGTCGTTGTTCCTGTGTAAGTATTGGCTCCATTTAAAGAAAGCTTTCCTGTGCCATCTACGGTTAAACCGCCCCCAGGGGTTGCCCCCTCACCCTCAATAGGATTTAAAAGATTT
Proteins encoded in this region:
- a CDS encoding Extracellular serine protease, whose amino-acid sequence is MKKIVLFLVFSSALFADNFPVTNTNNSGTGSLRDGISFLNGETGPNTIDFTPSLSSSIKLTTSLPVISEELTINGSVNSGRITVDGKEAVRIFASLSGVPGLRLENLDFIGGIGFSGSLNGGVVDADPAPLSLENGSFSNCEAEGKGGAIHSVSIITITGGTNTFEHCGVTKATSVGGAISSSGIIISGGTNTFDDCLSAGNGGAIYTNGLIDIKGGTTHFTNCIALKKGGAIYLSAGAGLIISAPVTFSNNIAPRGKDIFMEASAELIFEASDHLNLLNPIEGEGATPGGGLTVDGTGKLSLNGANTYTGTTTVTEGELHVDGSVITDVEVQNNGTLSGNLEIRNGKNLTNDGTIVPGDNGIGTITVGGKFTQNGTGKFKVDVTPTGDDTDKTYIVTTDAADVNGTLIVNIGTGNYIQGTEYLVVQGPINSHSLTIQETGAMKDQVFFDFVEGSLKLVVKNTVIFVCSELPNGNPRMMIQAFDHLNTNPHTPVAQIIEAFGTLNCPEPLADVLNKMSAANYANLEWMTLTTDTQLSYILEHHAHAIKCDRQGACAKYKDKGVWVSGLGNFENIKSFDWLSGYDANTAGLLVGMDFCATPFYFGFGGGYTYTDFHLKKDSGFGDIHSGFGTIYGGYLSRYFITNASLIIGGKHFDMHRKIAFLMVDQTPCAGFDAPFINTHLGLLGQMYFSDFRLEFFGNIDYHYLFLTSNEEKGSDINLLIQHHHSHFLKTELGTNFKGIFKRKKVCLAPFVGLSGVIKTPLGNTNYGAFFVGDSFYQDTLTSNDSQFLLSPRCGVRIYRSSFIFMMSYKGEFNKYTRDHQIDGGLEWAF